In a genomic window of Tissierella sp. Yu-01:
- a CDS encoding S-layer homology domain-containing protein — MMKRLISLAIVFSVIFSLIAVPVSAIKSGQGENITPQKAKAYLDVINDVVNKYGIDINNNYKYDKGFYYADLIDFNGDGVEELYLIYSKNEFSFNDSIWGFNGSEAYLIGENTYEPRNISEIGLKKVGNKIYLCYEETSYFSYIDIERDKEINVEESTLMVQEVNGKELQVVTFISSELYFTYDKELIDESYSEGTGYANLESISAEQHNEISESYSIDDEDLLFRRVNTLFEHQIDGQTPTDFIESLKDKLTSSNMKDIYSEKSSEEKVAISKFLNGFRYFPYNGEYDISNPDQTVLAEFIYELFMRNYDIIEPVKQDSVEHRYDADGLSFQREYKEEDVNRIAMELFGMNIDFQKYLPYDYENGYIFIGQAYDAEPLTSIKINNIYSLENGLLYMSFEKFESWDYENKDVIEDSLYEDLPSSIKQNFHRIGQGHAIIREVLKNGKKSYQLIKYDTNGEYLTEEQLSKYLTKVNPEPNVSFDYSKVKDFKEGKEYINFFKNIISGLNGEKPNDKANGEIVTYIQHSIENSSTVAVNSNKNKIAIDKNVIEQASDAAEKTKLELVKILDDNNITLNKTIDIVLKINSQGLDSNKAMSIIFDTSIIEALGESNGIRVVLGDNQHTVYINNKDLRNIINKIGSISVHIQKDKDTDIYTIVFTDSKGTEISQLPYPISFSLPADNELATIFVNYKGGSDNWGGQYGSTTKSIEFSTRYSGEYSILKNEINISDIEDLTEEQQKAIKFMVSKGYFELEGDKFNGNGPLTRYDFTRALVKMFFALDRELETTFTDVEKSNQYYPYIASGQKDDIVKGFEDNTFRGDLNISKEQLIALCGRTLVDKKGYVYPENPKDYLSFVDSDSIADWATVDIAIAVQNGLIDNGGILMPQMEMSRDEGAEILYKLFMLLYEVPPVAVEIDEAVEATSESVEIKESGTSPVVIGSILGVLAIGGVGFYLFKRKNTVK; from the coding sequence ATGATGAAAAGGTTAATTAGTTTAGCAATTGTTTTTTCCGTAATATTTTCTTTAATAGCTGTGCCAGTGTCAGCTATTAAATCAGGTCAAGGAGAAAATATTACACCGCAGAAGGCAAAGGCTTATTTAGATGTAATTAATGATGTTGTCAATAAATATGGAATAGATATAAATAACAATTATAAATATGATAAGGGATTTTACTATGCTGATTTAATAGATTTTAATGGGGATGGAGTAGAAGAGCTATATCTTATCTATTCTAAAAATGAATTTAGTTTTAACGATTCAATATGGGGGTTTAACGGGTCTGAAGCTTATTTGATTGGAGAGAACACTTATGAGCCGCGTAACATTTCTGAAATTGGCCTTAAGAAAGTTGGAAATAAAATATACTTATGTTATGAAGAAACAAGTTATTTTTCTTACATAGATATAGAAAGAGATAAGGAAATAAATGTAGAAGAATCTACTTTAATGGTACAAGAGGTAAATGGAAAAGAACTTCAAGTAGTTACTTTTATAAGTAGCGAATTGTATTTTACCTATGATAAAGAATTAATAGATGAATCTTACTCCGAAGGTACAGGTTATGCAAACTTAGAATCTATTTCCGCTGAACAACATAATGAAATTTCCGAGAGTTATTCAATAGATGACGAAGATTTATTATTTAGAAGAGTAAATACATTGTTTGAACACCAGATAGATGGCCAAACTCCAACTGATTTTATTGAAAGCCTAAAAGATAAACTTACTTCGTCTAATATGAAGGACATATATTCTGAGAAAAGTAGTGAAGAAAAAGTGGCTATTAGTAAATTTTTAAATGGTTTTAGATATTTTCCTTATAATGGGGAATACGATATTAGCAACCCAGACCAAACAGTACTTGCAGAGTTTATATATGAATTGTTTATGCGTAACTACGATATAATTGAACCTGTGAAACAAGATTCCGTTGAACACAGATATGATGCAGACGGCTTAAGTTTTCAACGTGAATATAAAGAGGAAGATGTTAATAGAATAGCAATGGAATTATTCGGCATGAATATAGATTTTCAAAAATATTTGCCTTATGATTATGAAAATGGATATATTTTCATAGGCCAAGCTTACGATGCTGAACCATTAACGTCCATAAAAATAAATAATATATATTCGTTAGAAAATGGGTTATTATACATGTCTTTTGAAAAATTTGAATCTTGGGATTATGAAAATAAAGATGTTATAGAAGACAGCCTTTATGAGGACTTACCATCAAGTATTAAACAGAATTTTCATCGAATTGGACAAGGGCATGCAATAATTAGAGAAGTATTAAAGAATGGTAAAAAATCATATCAACTCATAAAATACGATACCAATGGTGAATACCTAACTGAAGAACAACTAAGTAAGTATCTAACAAAAGTAAATCCAGAGCCAAATGTATCCTTTGATTATTCCAAAGTAAAAGATTTTAAAGAAGGTAAGGAATACATAAATTTCTTTAAGAACATAATTTCAGGGTTAAACGGAGAAAAGCCTAACGATAAAGCAAATGGAGAGATTGTAACATATATTCAACATTCAATAGAAAATTCTAGTACAGTTGCAGTCAATAGCAACAAAAATAAAATTGCTATAGATAAGAATGTAATTGAGCAAGCATCAGATGCTGCAGAAAAAACAAAGCTTGAGCTTGTTAAGATTTTAGATGATAACAACATAACACTTAATAAAACTATTGATATTGTGCTGAAGATAAATAGTCAAGGACTAGATTCAAATAAGGCAATGTCTATAATATTTGATACTTCAATAATTGAAGCTTTAGGAGAATCAAACGGTATTCGTGTAGTATTAGGAGATAATCAACATACAGTATATATAAATAATAAAGATTTACGAAATATAATCAATAAAATAGGAAGTATTTCTGTGCATATACAAAAAGATAAAGACACAGATATCTATACCATAGTATTTACGGATAGTAAAGGAACAGAAATAAGTCAATTACCATATCCTATCAGTTTTTCACTACCAGCAGACAATGAACTTGCAACAATATTTGTAAATTACAAAGGAGGCAGTGATAACTGGGGAGGTCAATATGGTAGTACAACAAAGTCAATTGAATTTAGTACAAGATATTCTGGAGAGTATAGCATACTAAAAAATGAAATCAATATTAGCGATATAGAAGACTTGACAGAGGAACAACAAAAGGCAATCAAGTTTATGGTATCGAAAGGATACTTTGAACTAGAAGGAGATAAATTTAATGGTAATGGTCCTTTAACTCGTTATGATTTTACGAGAGCGCTAGTTAAGATGTTCTTTGCTTTAGATAGGGAACTTGAAACAACATTTACAGATGTAGAAAAATCAAATCAATATTATCCTTATATAGCTTCTGGGCAAAAGGATGATATCGTAAAGGGGTTTGAAGACAATACATTTAGAGGGGACTTGAATATATCTAAAGAACAGCTTATTGCATTATGTGGAAGAACTCTTGTCGACAAAAAGGGTTATGTATATCCGGAAAATCCAAAGGATTATTTAAGCTTTGTAGACAGTGATTCAATAGCAGACTGGGCTACAGTTGATATAGCGATAGCAGTTCAAAATGGATTAATAGATAATGGAGGTATTTTAATGCCTCAAATGGAAATGAGTAGGGATGAAGGAGCTGAAATATTATATAAGCTCTTTATGCTACTATACGAAGTTCCACCAGTGGCAGTTGAGATTGATGAAGCTGTAGAAGCAACATCAGAAAGTGTGGAAATAAAGGAATCTGGTACAAGCCCAGTTGTTATAGGTAGCATATTAGGAGTTCTTGCAATTGGTGGAGTAGGATTTTATCTATTTAAAAGAAAAAATACTGTCAAATGA
- a CDS encoding sigma-70 family RNA polymerase sigma factor translates to MEQELTLTELVSNAQKGEIGAFEEIYSLTNNRIYYFALKMVKNPDDAMDIIQDSYISAFSKLSTLNSSDAFLSWMYSIVANNCKKSFIKNKNISLFQDEDYSTIDNLSEDNDEFLPQTAVDNAETRSLIMNIVDNLPDAQRSCIILYYFSEMSVSEIAKIMECSEGTIKSRLNYGRKQIKQAVLDLEEKEGTKLYTFLPFGTIATLFRDIPEETFSSIHATDKIWETIVSNTPKLGTPTSVISNTVGSTGSGVVKAGIFSTIKAKVVTGILGVAVAVSGVTMLVNSAPALSFEEPAFEAGIRAAINRPTGDIYEKDLEKIWSLEVTDEGFKFIQGHDEHLTWLGEGQYKDIEKTYSLKDAIYLEDLEHFALNNVSVDTLEPLSASGVRSMIISNSNVDYWDSLGSLSDLNNLHIIYELEPPFNRLPSMTGLKKLKIFNMSPSWLDDNIVPMDISSISDAESLVILDIGGVIINDLGPLSQLKNLKALVIQRSTIFDVTPLAGLDKLMAVSIGSTQQIVGRETFRELPALRMLLVHDSPGMSLSEDEWAERQMEIEGVLVNYNHFERHYGKEFREIMNEIHDSIKFD, encoded by the coding sequence ATGGAACAAGAGTTAACCCTAACAGAACTTGTGTCTAATGCTCAAAAAGGAGAGATAGGTGCATTTGAAGAAATATATTCTTTAACAAATAATAGAATATATTACTTTGCACTAAAAATGGTTAAAAATCCTGATGATGCAATGGATATTATACAGGACAGTTATATATCAGCATTTTCTAAGTTAAGTACTTTAAATTCCTCAGATGCTTTTCTCTCTTGGATGTATAGTATAGTTGCTAATAATTGCAAAAAAAGTTTTATTAAAAATAAAAACATATCCTTATTTCAAGATGAGGACTATAGTACTATTGATAACCTATCAGAAGATAATGATGAGTTCTTGCCACAAACTGCTGTAGATAATGCTGAGACTCGAAGCCTTATTATGAATATTGTGGACAATCTACCTGATGCTCAGAGATCATGTATTATTTTGTACTATTTTAGTGAAATGTCAGTTTCAGAAATAGCAAAGATAATGGAATGTAGCGAAGGGACTATAAAAAGCAGATTAAATTATGGACGGAAACAAATCAAACAAGCTGTACTAGATTTAGAAGAAAAAGAAGGAACTAAACTATATACATTTCTTCCATTTGGTACGATTGCAACCTTATTCCGAGATATTCCAGAGGAGACATTTAGCAGTATTCATGCTACAGATAAGATATGGGAGACAATAGTTTCCAATACACCTAAACTTGGAACTCCAACTTCAGTCATAAGTAACACAGTAGGAAGTACAGGTAGTGGTGTTGTAAAGGCTGGTATTTTCTCTACTATTAAAGCAAAAGTTGTTACAGGGATATTAGGAGTTGCAGTAGCAGTCTCAGGTGTAACAATGCTTGTTAATTCTGCACCTGCCCTAAGCTTTGAAGAACCAGCTTTTGAGGCGGGGATAAGGGCAGCAATAAATAGACCTACAGGAGATATTTACGAAAAGGACTTAGAGAAAATTTGGAGTTTAGAAGTTACTGATGAAGGGTTTAAATTTATTCAAGGACATGACGAGCACCTCACTTGGCTAGGTGAAGGACAATATAAAGATATAGAAAAGACATATTCTTTAAAGGATGCAATCTATTTAGAAGATCTTGAGCATTTTGCATTAAATAATGTTTCAGTAGATACATTAGAACCCCTTTCTGCTTCGGGAGTTAGAAGCATGATAATTTCTAATTCGAATGTGGATTATTGGGATAGCTTGGGGAGTTTATCAGACTTAAATAATTTACATATTATATATGAATTAGAACCACCATTTAACAGATTACCAAGTATGACAGGATTAAAAAAATTAAAGATTTTTAATATGTCACCAAGCTGGCTAGATGATAATATTGTACCCATGGATATTTCGTCAATTTCCGATGCAGAGTCTTTAGTTATATTGGATATTGGCGGAGTAATCATAAATGATTTAGGCCCATTGTCCCAGCTCAAGAATTTAAAGGCATTGGTAATACAAAGAAGCACTATATTTGATGTAACTCCGCTAGCAGGATTGGATAAATTAATGGCTGTAAGTATAGGAAGTACTCAGCAGATTGTAGGTAGAGAAACCTTTAGGGAACTACCAGCACTAAGGATGCTTCTAGTTCATGATTCGCCAGGCATGTCTTTATCTGAGGATGAATGGGCGGAAAGGCAAATGGAAATTGAAGGTGTATTGGTAAATTATAATCACTTTGAGAGACATTATGGAAAAGAGTTTAGAGAAATTATGAATGAAATCCACGATTCTATAAAATTCGATTAG
- the splB gene encoding spore photoproduct lyase, protein MFIPNRIIFEKDALDYKIGKDIYKKFKENQGVEIINLSSNKYKQYIPGDDLYSQYREGKKTLLVGTKKSLKFQTCKPSAHYQLPLVSGCMGQCEYCYLNTRLGDKPFIRVHVNIDDILNSAKKYIEEMRPDITIFEGAATSDPVPVEPYTNSLKKAIELFGEIDKARFRFVTKYDDIESLLNIEHNNHTEIRFSINTSFIINKYEHFTASRNKRIDASIKAAKAGYPVGFLIAPVFIYPDWKEDYKDLLTELSKKLPKNLKFPITFEIISHRYTTTAKNRILEVFPESELPMENEERKFKYGQFGYGKYVYEKEVINEIKEFFTREIEELFDNKELLYII, encoded by the coding sequence TTGTTTATACCAAATAGAATAATATTCGAAAAAGATGCTCTTGACTATAAAATCGGTAAAGATATATATAAAAAATTTAAAGAAAATCAAGGTGTTGAAATAATAAATCTAAGTTCCAATAAATATAAACAATATATTCCAGGTGATGATTTATATTCTCAATACAGGGAGGGTAAAAAAACTTTACTGGTAGGCACTAAGAAAAGCCTTAAGTTTCAAACATGTAAACCTTCTGCCCATTATCAACTCCCGTTGGTATCTGGCTGTATGGGGCAATGTGAGTATTGCTATTTAAATACTAGACTTGGGGATAAGCCTTTTATAAGGGTTCATGTCAACATAGATGATATTCTTAATTCTGCTAAAAAATATATTGAAGAAATGCGTCCTGACATAACAATATTTGAAGGAGCCGCTACCTCTGATCCTGTACCAGTAGAGCCTTATACTAACTCTCTTAAAAAAGCTATAGAACTCTTTGGGGAAATTGACAAAGCAAGATTTCGTTTTGTAACAAAGTATGATGATATAGAATCTCTTTTAAATATTGAGCACAATAATCATACTGAAATAAGATTTAGTATAAATACTTCTTTCATCATAAATAAATATGAGCACTTTACAGCATCACGTAATAAAAGGATAGATGCAAGTATTAAGGCTGCAAAAGCAGGTTATCCTGTTGGCTTTTTAATAGCTCCTGTATTTATTTATCCTGATTGGAAAGAAGATTACAAGGATTTATTAACAGAACTAAGCAAGAAGCTTCCAAAGAACTTAAAGTTCCCAATAACATTTGAAATCATATCTCACAGATATACAACTACGGCTAAAAATAGAATACTAGAGGTATTTCCCGAGAGCGAGTTGCCTATGGAAAACGAAGAACGGAAGTTTAAATATGGACAATTTGGCTACGGCAAATATGTATACGAAAAAGAAGTTATTAATGAGATAAAGGAGTTTTTCACAAGGGAAATAGAGGAGTTATTTGATAATAAAGAGCTCTTATATATTATATAA
- a CDS encoding hemerythrin domain-containing protein, with protein MNITQYIEQHKNIRNEISILRELLNKNSMDDAANMALHINTLAGIIKVHLQSEDKYLYPTLQQSTDEKIRLLAKAYQDEMGTLAEHYTGFKELYNTKSKIINNQKNFPRDMEDTLNKIEKRIDKEEIELYRLVRD; from the coding sequence ATGAATATAACTCAATATATTGAACAACATAAAAATATTAGAAATGAAATAAGCATTTTACGAGAATTATTGAATAAGAATTCAATGGATGATGCCGCAAATATGGCACTGCATATTAACACGTTAGCAGGAATAATAAAAGTTCATTTACAATCAGAAGATAAGTACTTGTACCCTACATTACAACAAAGTACAGATGAAAAAATTAGACTATTGGCAAAGGCTTATCAGGATGAAATGGGAACTTTGGCAGAACACTATACAGGGTTCAAAGAACTGTATAATACAAAAAGTAAGATTATAAACAACCAAAAAAACTTTCCGAGAGATATGGAAGATACTTTAAATAAGATCGAGAAAAGAATTGATAAAGAAGAAATAGAACTATATAGATTAGTTCGTGATTAG
- a CDS encoding HD domain-containing protein, whose translation MNTQNIIQQMKEIFKEIPFGIEHTLKVLKNAEDIMEGEIVSSKEKELISIVAVLHDIGAVEAQRKYGSIDGVYQEKEGPAVARQILEKEGLSSKDIERICYIIGNHHTPSKIDGLDFQIQWEADLLENLTAMDKQQEIKKCIDENFKTATGKRIAYNRFILD comes from the coding sequence ATGAATACACAAAATATAATACAGCAAATGAAGGAAATATTTAAAGAAATTCCTTTTGGGATAGAGCATACACTTAAAGTTCTTAAAAATGCAGAAGATATAATGGAGGGCGAAATTGTAAGCAGCAAGGAAAAGGAGTTAATATCAATTGTAGCCGTGCTGCATGATATTGGAGCAGTAGAAGCGCAACGTAAATATGGATCAATAGATGGTGTTTATCAAGAAAAGGAAGGTCCTGCAGTTGCAAGGCAGATATTAGAAAAGGAAGGTTTGAGTTCAAAGGATATAGAAAGAATATGCTATATTATTGGTAACCATCATACCCCTTCTAAGATTGATGGACTTGATTTTCAAATACAATGGGAAGCAGATTTGCTAGAAAATTTAACTGCTATGGATAAACAACAGGAAATAAAAAAGTGTATTGATGAGAATTTTAAAACAGCTACTGGAAAAAGAATTGCTTATAATCGTTTTATTTTAGATTAG
- a CDS encoding HAMP domain-containing sensor histidine kinase, protein MDKLKLQWKIFAFLLGFCFLLILILWIFQTIFLSDMYKFTRKIEIDKAINLVEKEINSPKLKDLLYELELTKEIIVRPTQDFAPPVRPAPNRFTHRQPETITKDQKFILEDGSEVFLTFHAMVTPVDATVSTLQIQLFIITGIMVILATVLAVIISKRISSPIEKINQSAKTLAMGNYETEFNGSGFLEIKELSDTLNTTASELSKVEQLRRELMSNISHDLRTPLALIYSYAEMMHDFPKEITPEQSQIIMDETKRLTSLVNDVLDISNIEIGMEKLNEANYNLTESLEKTINRISNLVKNDGYQLDFIHDGEIYLLADEVKITQAFYNLLLNAITHCGEDKTVTVKQSTKGNVVRIEVIDYGEGISNSDLPYIWDRYYKVDKKHKRPIMGTGLGLSIVKKIIKMHNGEYGVESEVGKGSVFWFQLDGGR, encoded by the coding sequence ATGGATAAGCTAAAGTTACAATGGAAAATATTTGCTTTTCTTTTAGGATTTTGTTTTTTATTAATATTAATTCTATGGATATTTCAAACGATTTTTTTAAGTGATATGTATAAATTTACTCGAAAAATTGAAATTGATAAGGCAATTAATTTGGTGGAAAAGGAAATCAATAGTCCAAAGCTTAAAGATCTTCTGTATGAACTTGAATTAACCAAGGAAATAATTGTAAGACCTACTCAAGATTTTGCTCCTCCTGTTCGTCCTGCTCCCAACAGATTTACCCACAGGCAGCCTGAAACAATCACCAAGGATCAGAAGTTTATTTTAGAGGATGGGAGTGAAGTTTTCCTTACTTTTCATGCCATGGTGACTCCTGTGGATGCTACAGTATCCACTCTGCAAATACAGCTTTTTATCATTACCGGAATCATGGTGATTCTTGCAACAGTCCTTGCGGTTATCATATCAAAACGTATATCAAGCCCTATTGAGAAGATTAATCAAAGTGCGAAGACATTGGCAATGGGTAATTACGAAACAGAGTTTAATGGTAGTGGATTTTTGGAAATTAAGGAGTTGTCTGATACCTTGAATACCACTGCCTCTGAACTTTCTAAGGTTGAACAGTTACGTCGTGAACTTATGTCAAATATCTCCCACGATTTGAGAACACCACTTGCTTTAATTTATAGCTATGCTGAAATGATGCACGATTTTCCCAAAGAGATTACACCTGAGCAAAGTCAAATAATTATGGATGAAACAAAGCGCCTGACATCACTTGTAAATGATGTGCTTGATATCTCTAATATAGAGATAGGTATGGAAAAGCTGAATGAAGCGAATTATAACCTTACAGAAAGCCTTGAGAAAACTATTAACCGTATTAGTAATCTTGTCAAAAATGATGGCTATCAGTTGGACTTTATACATGATGGAGAAATCTATTTACTTGCTGATGAGGTAAAGATTACTCAAGCCTTTTATAATCTTCTACTCAATGCAATTACACATTGTGGAGAGGATAAAACTGTAACTGTAAAGCAAAGCACTAAAGGGAATGTTGTAAGGATTGAGGTAATAGATTATGGAGAAGGTATCTCCAATAGTGACTTACCATATATATGGGATAGATACTATAAGGTGGATAAAAAACATAAAAGGCCTATAATGGGAACAGGACTTGGACTCTCTATTGTAAAAAAGATTATTAAAATGCATAATGGTGAATATGGAGTTGAATCAGAGGTAGGAAAAGGTAGTGTTTTTTGGTTTCAGTTAGATGGAGGTAGATAG
- a CDS encoding response regulator transcription factor: protein MAKVLICDDEAGLRAVIKRYAIFEGHDVTEAGDGMEAIELCRNNTFDIIIMDVMMPELDGFSAVKEIRKFSDTPVIMLSARGEEYDKVLGFEVGVDDYVVKPFSSKEIMLRVGAILRRTEKFSFAKSDDNGHITFEKGEFKVDMTAYKVFIDGIQVDMAPKEYDLLFFLIRNKNIAVPREKIMTEVWGYDYCGDDRTLDTHMKLLRKSLGPYSYLIKTLRGLGYRFDG, encoded by the coding sequence ATGGCTAAGGTTTTAATATGTGATGACGAAGCAGGACTTCGTGCTGTAATAAAGAGATATGCTATCTTTGAAGGCCATGATGTTACTGAGGCAGGGGATGGCATGGAGGCTATTGAGCTTTGTCGTAATAATACTTTTGATATAATAATTATGGATGTAATGATGCCTGAGTTAGATGGTTTTTCTGCTGTGAAGGAAATACGAAAATTTTCAGATACGCCAGTAATTATGTTATCTGCTCGAGGTGAAGAATATGACAAGGTTTTAGGCTTTGAGGTTGGGGTAGATGATTATGTTGTCAAGCCGTTTTCTTCAAAAGAGATCATGCTTAGGGTAGGTGCTATTTTGCGTAGAACTGAGAAATTCAGCTTTGCAAAATCAGATGATAATGGGCATATCACCTTTGAAAAGGGCGAATTTAAAGTGGATATGACAGCGTATAAGGTTTTTATAGATGGTATTCAAGTAGATATGGCACCTAAAGAATATGATCTATTATTTTTCCTAATACGTAATAAAAACATTGCTGTTCCAAGGGAAAAGATAATGACTGAAGTATGGGGATATGACTATTGCGGTGATGATAGAACATTAGATACACATATGAAACTTCTTAGAAAGTCACTCGGTCCCTATTCATATCTTATAAAGACTTTACGTGGATTGGGGTATCGATTTGATGGATAA
- a CDS encoding CotH kinase family protein produces the protein MIESKKINIIIAISLVFALIISIMLVAVGNIKKTSSVNEVKAEYTTKIFGSDIVSIEIIADEKDWQQMLDNAINEQYIMVDVIVNGTKFQSVGIRPKGNSSLTQVVNSDSDRYSFRLQFNEYIEGQTCFGLESFVVNNMLGDNTYMKEYVSYDLMQEIGVDAPHFGFADIKVNGENWGLYLAVELYNESYEQRVFNDASGMLYNVKSMEMGGNMGDNQPGRKNNNMMHNMPSMEEGENSRFQRPNNELQEREERDFAWLPDESGLPRESSGEDRPQGRIEGGMGRGSGGSLEYIDDNVESYSSIFNNVVGKGTEKDYKRVVEALKNLSEGNELEEYFDVDKILRYLAAHTIVVNLDSYSSSMAQNYYIYENDGKITILPWDYNLAWGGFQSGDASVINFPIDTPVSGVEMSSRPLIEKLFENTEYLKQYHSYLQELIDEYFTKGKFEEKVNTLDTLISDYVQNDRTAFCTYEEYKKAISTFITLGNLRAESVQGQLDGAVPSTSIEQNTNTDQLISAGDLELSDLGSMMGGQDKNSFSGGMQQNRNIPNHLDVSTQVDQRVGINDLIINGVFALMLIAALLYVVRFRKSY, from the coding sequence ATGATAGAGAGTAAAAAAATAAACATAATTATAGCGATAAGCCTTGTTTTTGCCTTGATAATAAGCATTATGTTGGTAGCGGTTGGAAATATCAAAAAAACAAGCAGCGTAAATGAAGTCAAGGCAGAATACACAACTAAAATTTTTGGAAGTGATATTGTCTCTATTGAAATCATTGCTGATGAAAAGGATTGGCAACAAATGCTTGACAATGCCATAAATGAGCAATATATTATGGTAGATGTCATAGTGAATGGCACTAAGTTTCAATCTGTTGGAATTCGCCCTAAAGGGAACTCAAGTTTAACACAAGTAGTAAACTCTGATAGTGATAGATATAGCTTTCGCTTGCAATTCAATGAATATATTGAAGGGCAGACATGTTTTGGACTTGAAAGTTTTGTCGTTAACAACATGCTTGGGGATAATACTTATATGAAAGAGTATGTTTCTTATGATTTAATGCAGGAAATTGGCGTAGATGCACCTCACTTTGGATTTGCAGATATCAAAGTGAACGGCGAAAACTGGGGGTTATATCTTGCAGTAGAACTGTATAATGAAAGTTATGAGCAGCGTGTTTTTAATGATGCGTCAGGAATGCTCTATAATGTGAAGAGTATGGAGATGGGTGGAAATATGGGAGACAATCAGCCAGGTAGGAAAAATAACAATATGATGCATAATATGCCATCTATGGAAGAAGGAGAAAATAGTAGATTCCAAAGACCAAATAATGAGCTCCAAGAAAGGGAAGAGAGAGATTTTGCTTGGCTACCTGATGAATCTGGATTACCTAGGGAGTCCAGTGGAGAAGATAGGCCTCAAGGAAGAATTGAAGGGGGTATGGGAAGAGGTTCTGGAGGGAGTCTTGAGTATATAGATGATAATGTTGAAAGCTATAGTTCCATATTTAACAATGTTGTAGGCAAAGGAACAGAAAAAGATTATAAACGTGTAGTTGAAGCTCTTAAAAATCTTTCTGAAGGCAATGAACTTGAAGAATATTTTGATGTTGACAAGATATTGCGTTATTTAGCAGCACATACCATTGTAGTTAATCTTGACAGCTATAGCTCAAGCATGGCACAAAATTACTATATATATGAAAATGATGGGAAAATCACTATTTTACCTTGGGATTACAATCTTGCATGGGGAGGATTTCAAAGTGGAGATGCATCTGTTATAAACTTCCCTATAGATACACCAGTAAGCGGAGTAGAGATGTCAAGCAGACCTTTAATTGAAAAGCTATTTGAGAACACAGAGTATCTAAAACAGTATCATAGCTATTTACAGGAATTGATTGATGAGTATTTTACAAAGGGTAAATTTGAAGAAAAAGTAAATACTCTTGATACATTGATTTCTGATTATGTGCAAAATGATAGGACTGCATTTTGCACTTATGAAGAGTATAAGAAAGCTATTTCAACCTTTATTACCCTTGGAAACCTTCGCGCTGAAAGCGTGCAAGGGCAACTTGATGGTGCTGTTCCCTCTACATCGATAGAGCAAAATACAAACACTGACCAGCTTATATCAGCAGGTGATTTAGAGTTATCTGACCTTGGGAGTATGATGGGTGGCCAGGATAAAAACTCATTCTCTGGCGGTATGCAACAAAACAGAAATATTCCGAATCATTTAGATGTGAGTACTCAAGTAGACCAAAGAGTAGGAATCAATGATCTTATTATCAATGGTGTGTTTGCATTAATGCTAATAGCAGCTCTATTATATGTCGTAAGGTTCAGAAAAAGCTATTGA